One genomic segment of Ignavibacteriota bacterium includes these proteins:
- a CDS encoding T9SS type A sorting domain-containing protein produces the protein MTNMMTWYEDSTGGNRSKNTPGAVFDRMTDDFDRRVIQYYRDSLDASYPTSSVAYTGAEDGFPAGDLNWFPDKLNDWLTDVDDNSIEVIPSEFTLSQNYPNPFNPSTIIKYAIPSKANVTLKVYDVLGSEVATIIKNKVQNTGKYEVKFDASRLSSGVYFYTLNAGNFLQTKKMILIK, from the coding sequence ATGACAAATATGATGACTTGGTACGAAGATTCAACCGGTGGAAATAGATCTAAAAATACTCCTGGTGCAGTTTTTGACAGAATGACTGATGATTTTGATAGAAGAGTTATTCAATACTATAGAGATTCTTTGGATGCATCATATCCAACTTCTTCTGTAGCATATACCGGAGCTGAAGATGGATTTCCGGCTGGAGATTTAAACTGGTTCCCGGATAAATTAAATGATTGGCTGACTGATGTTGATGATAATTCAATTGAAGTTATTCCATCAGAATTTACGTTAAGCCAAAATTATCCGAATCCGTTTAATCCGTCAACAATTATTAAATATGCAATTCCATCAAAAGCAAATGTTACGTTAAAAGTTTATGATGTTCTTGGAAGTGAAGTTGCAACAATTATAAAAAATAAAGTTCAGAATACCGGAAAATATGAAGTTAAATTTGATGCAAGCAGATTATCAAGCGGAGTTTATTTCTATACTCTAAACGCCGGAAACTTTTTACAAACAAAGAAAATGATATTAATAAAATAA
- a CDS encoding alpha/beta hydrolase, with protein MKISLSISVILFILFCNLFSQTQKIDTSFTVFSAYQKAVKDFPFIKIVKPILPENVNAIRNLSYVKYGERELKLDIFYHANNKNYKPAVILIHGGGWHSGNKSHQVPLAMELAKNGFVSATIEYRFSQEAIFPAAIIDVKNSIKWLKKNSEKFKIDTNKIAVLGFSAGGQIASLVGFTPDYNEFEDENFSKISSKVHAIINVDGLLDFLHSESKEFDEVPNMEKPRSAHLWFGVSQIENPEIWKKGSPINYITEKSCPILFINSSIPFYHAGRDDAIFMLKSYKIYFEQHTIENTPHPFWLFHPWFDETKEIIINFLNKLFVNKNE; from the coding sequence ATGAAAATTAGTTTATCAATATCAGTTATTCTCTTTATTCTATTTTGTAATTTATTTTCACAAACGCAAAAAATTGATACTTCATTTACCGTTTTCAGTGCTTACCAAAAAGCCGTAAAAGATTTTCCTTTCATCAAAATTGTAAAACCAATTCTTCCGGAAAATGTAAACGCAATAAGAAATTTATCCTATGTAAAATATGGCGAAAGGGAACTAAAGCTTGATATTTTTTATCATGCAAATAATAAAAATTACAAACCGGCAGTAATTTTAATTCATGGCGGCGGTTGGCATTCGGGAAACAAATCGCACCAAGTTCCGCTGGCAATGGAATTAGCAAAAAATGGTTTTGTTTCCGCAACAATAGAATACAGATTTTCTCAAGAAGCAATTTTTCCCGCAGCAATTATTGATGTAAAAAATTCAATAAAATGGCTTAAGAAAAATTCTGAAAAATTTAAAATTGATACTAATAAAATTGCAGTTTTAGGATTTTCTGCGGGCGGACAAATAGCATCTCTGGTGGGATTTACTCCGGATTATAATGAATTTGAAGATGAAAATTTTTCTAAAATTTCAAGCAAAGTTCACGCAATTATTAATGTTGATGGATTGTTAGATTTTCTTCATTCTGAATCTAAGGAATTTGATGAAGTTCCAAACATGGAAAAACCAAGATCTGCACATCTTTGGTTCGGCGTTTCGCAAATTGAAAATCCGGAAATTTGGAAAAAAGGTTCACCAATAAATTATATAACGGAAAAATCATGTCCCATACTTTTTATAAATAGTTCAATTCCGTTTTATCACGCCGGAAGAGACGACGCAATTTTTATGTTAAAAAGTTATAAAATTTATTTTGAGCAGCACACAATTGAAAATACTCCGCATCCGTTTTGGCTTTTTCATCCATGGTTTGATGAAACAAAAGAAATTATAATTAATTTTTTAAATAAATTATTTGTCAATAAGAATGAATAA
- a CDS encoding glycoside hydrolase family 88 protein, whose product MKKFILINLIFLIQIFAQIQFPNKTDITISPKLPWSQRIAQSFVLRHSGSVTFDKYMTKNNWNYEQGVMLEGMKKIYEFSGDKQYLNFIKENIDQFVNENGEIKTYKYSDFNIDNINAGRALLYLYENEKFEKYKIALDTLGKQIKNQPRTLSGGFWHKKIYPYQMWLDGLFMAEPFYANYSQLFSEDNYDDIFKQFTMIYEKTVDEKTGLLYHAWNENKEQKWADKETGKSPHFWGRAMGWYLMAIVETLDFIDENDIRRNNLINILQNVSETLLNFRDCKTGLWFQVIDMPEREGNYLEASCATMFTYVFTKGANKKYLDAKFLNIAKESFNSIIEHHVKIDENGFVDLYNTCSAAGLGGNPYRDGSFAYYISEPTRINDFKGYGPLLYSAIELEKADVLVK is encoded by the coding sequence ATGAAAAAATTCATTTTAATAAATTTAATTTTTCTAATACAAATTTTTGCACAAATTCAATTTCCCAATAAAACCGATATTACAATTTCCCCCAAATTACCTTGGTCGCAAAGAATTGCGCAATCTTTTGTTTTAAGACATTCCGGCTCCGTAACTTTTGATAAATATATGACGAAAAATAATTGGAATTATGAGCAAGGTGTAATGCTTGAGGGAATGAAAAAAATATATGAGTTTTCGGGTGACAAACAATATCTCAATTTTATTAAAGAAAATATAGATCAATTTGTAAATGAAAATGGTGAGATAAAAACTTATAAATATTCTGATTTTAACATTGATAATATTAACGCCGGTAGAGCTTTGCTTTATTTATATGAAAATGAAAAATTTGAAAAATACAAAATTGCACTTGATACTTTGGGTAAACAAATTAAAAATCAGCCAAGAACTCTAAGCGGCGGATTTTGGCATAAGAAAATATATCCATATCAAATGTGGCTTGATGGACTTTTTATGGCTGAGCCATTTTATGCAAATTATTCCCAATTATTTTCTGAAGATAATTATGATGACATCTTCAAACAATTTACAATGATTTACGAAAAAACTGTAGATGAAAAAACTGGATTACTTTATCATGCATGGAATGAAAATAAAGAACAGAAATGGGCAGATAAAGAAACCGGAAAATCTCCGCATTTTTGGGGAAGAGCAATGGGCTGGTATTTAATGGCAATTGTGGAAACGCTTGATTTTATTGATGAGAATGATATTCGTAGAAATAATTTAATAAATATTTTACAAAATGTTTCAGAAACATTATTAAATTTTAGAGATTGTAAAACCGGTTTGTGGTTTCAAGTAATTGATATGCCGGAACGAGAAGGAAATTATCTTGAAGCATCTTGCGCAACAATGTTTACTTATGTTTTTACAAAAGGTGCAAACAAAAAATATTTAGATGCAAAATTTCTAAATATCGCAAAAGAAAGTTTTAATTCAATAATTGAGCATCATGTAAAAATTGATGAAAATGGTTTTGTAGATCTTTACAATACTTGCTCAGCAGCCGGTTTAGGCGGAAATCCATACAGAGACGGCTCTTTTGCGTATTACATCAGCGAGCCGACAAGAATAAATGATTTTAAAGGTTACGGTCCGCTTTTATATTCTGCAATAGAATTAGAAAAGGCTGATGTTTTAGTTAAATAA
- a CDS encoding LacI family DNA-binding transcriptional regulator, producing MTSKSIRLSDIAEKLNVSTVTVSKALRDHPDISPQTKKLIIKAASEMGYTPNFMARNLSSRKSNTIGVVVPKIAHFFFGSIIESIYDIAFTNNYEIILTVSQEDEEREKRHIQTLLSMRVDGIIISISQDTKDYSVFETVKSRGVPIVFMDRIPQISNIDTVFVDDRGGAFKAVEHAIKLGYKKIAHFAGYSEINIGKQRYLGFEDAMKKYNLPINPNWICHGGFGEKYGYDAFMRLYKENNLPDLIFTVTYPVALGIYMAASEVNMKIPDEIDVICFGDAKIQKFLSPPLSCITQPTNLIAEKSMEILFNRINYPEEKPSQNIEIPTELVIRGTCKKFNKQ from the coding sequence ATGACAAGTAAATCAATACGATTAAGTGACATTGCAGAAAAATTAAATGTTTCTACGGTTACGGTTTCTAAGGCACTTCGAGATCATCCGGATATTTCTCCACAAACAAAAAAATTAATTATAAAAGCTGCATCAGAAATGGGTTACACTCCAAATTTTATGGCGCGCAATTTATCATCAAGAAAATCAAATACAATTGGGGTGGTGGTTCCAAAAATTGCTCACTTTTTTTTCGGATCAATAATTGAATCAATTTATGATATTGCTTTTACAAATAATTACGAAATAATTTTAACAGTTTCGCAAGAAGATGAAGAAAGAGAAAAAAGACATATTCAAACTCTTTTATCAATGCGGGTTGACGGAATTATAATTTCAATTTCGCAAGACACAAAAGATTATTCGGTTTTTGAAACAGTAAAATCGCGTGGAGTTCCGATTGTTTTTATGGATAGAATTCCGCAAATCTCCAATATTGATACGGTCTTTGTTGATGATAGAGGCGGTGCATTTAAAGCGGTTGAACACGCAATAAAATTGGGTTATAAAAAAATTGCCCACTTTGCCGGATATTCTGAAATAAATATAGGAAAGCAAAGATATCTTGGATTTGAAGATGCAATGAAAAAATATAATTTGCCTATAAATCCGAATTGGATTTGTCATGGCGGCTTTGGCGAAAAATATGGCTATGATGCTTTCATGCGGTTGTACAAAGAAAATAATTTGCCCGATTTAATTTTTACAGTTACGTATCCGGTAGCTCTTGGAATTTATATGGCTGCAAGTGAAGTTAATATGAAAATCCCAGACGAGATTGATGTAATTTGTTTTGGAGATGCTAAAATTCAGAAATTTTTATCACCGCCATTAAGTTGTATAACTCAGCCGACAAATTTAATTGCTGAAAAATCGATGGAAATTTTATTTAATAGAATTAATTATCCCGAAGAAAAACCGAGTCAAAATATAGAAATACCAACAGAATTGGTAATTAGAGGAACTTGCAAAAAATTTAATAAACAATGA
- a CDS encoding glycoside hydrolase family 28 protein, translating into MIYSNKYSEIRQNTIRISFVIYIIFSFLSCSSNSVKQNVDWNYVDEIILQIEIPKFLDKNYTVTEFGAKSDLLFDSKFAIQNAIDKCNENGGGKVIIPKGKYFCGGSIFLKSNVNLKLEKNAEIIFSTKSKDYLPLVLSRWEGVELYNYSALIYAKDQENIAITGEGILNGNSNNKNWWWWKGKKNYGFKDGMPSQLDSLNRPLLLKMNNENIPVEKRIFGEGKYLRPNFLQTINCKNILIENVTFLDSPMWFLNPVLSENITVRGITVKGKGPNNDGLDPESCNNILIEDCDFDTGDDCIAIKSGRNNDGRRINIRSENIVIRNCKMKDGHGGIVIGSEISGGCKNIFVKNCEMDSPNLERALRIKTNKYRGGIIENIFMKNCTIGEVSEAVVKVNLKYDEKTESGDIHFPIVKNILIENLISAKSKYAFYLDGLEQSQIENINITNSKFNGVSEKSILNDVKNLLMENVFINNELYKN; encoded by the coding sequence ATGATCTATTCAAATAAATATAGTGAAATAAGGCAAAATACAATTCGTATAAGTTTTGTGATATATATAATTTTTAGTTTTTTGAGTTGTTCTTCAAATTCAGTTAAACAAAATGTTGATTGGAATTATGTTGATGAAATAATTTTGCAAATTGAAATTCCAAAATTTCTGGATAAGAATTATACTGTAACAGAATTCGGTGCTAAATCAGATTTACTGTTTGATAGCAAATTTGCAATTCAAAATGCGATTGATAAATGCAATGAGAATGGCGGCGGAAAAGTTATAATTCCCAAAGGAAAATATTTTTGCGGCGGATCAATTTTTCTTAAAAGTAATGTGAATCTTAAACTTGAAAAAAATGCCGAAATTATTTTTAGTACAAAATCAAAAGATTATCTTCCGCTTGTTTTATCAAGGTGGGAAGGAGTTGAGTTATATAATTACTCAGCACTTATTTACGCAAAAGATCAAGAAAATATTGCAATTACCGGTGAAGGAATTTTAAACGGAAATTCCAACAATAAAAATTGGTGGTGGTGGAAGGGTAAGAAGAATTATGGATTTAAAGATGGAATGCCATCACAACTTGATAGTTTAAACAGACCACTTTTGCTAAAAATGAATAACGAAAATATTCCCGTTGAAAAAAGAATATTTGGTGAAGGAAAATATTTACGTCCGAATTTTCTTCAAACAATAAATTGCAAAAATATTTTAATTGAAAATGTGACTTTTCTTGATTCACCAATGTGGTTTTTAAATCCGGTTCTTTCAGAAAATATTACTGTTAGAGGAATTACTGTTAAAGGCAAAGGACCCAATAACGACGGGCTTGATCCGGAATCATGCAATAATATTTTAATAGAAGATTGTGATTTTGATACCGGTGATGATTGCATTGCAATTAAATCCGGAAGAAATAATGACGGAAGAAGAATCAATATTCGATCGGAAAATATTGTAATTAGAAATTGTAAAATGAAAGACGGACACGGTGGAATTGTAATTGGTAGTGAAATTTCCGGCGGATGTAAAAATATTTTTGTTAAAAATTGTGAAATGGATAGTCCTAATTTAGAAAGGGCACTTCGCATAAAGACCAATAAATATCGTGGTGGAATTATAGAAAACATTTTTATGAAAAATTGTACAATCGGTGAAGTTTCCGAAGCTGTAGTAAAAGTAAATTTAAAATATGATGAAAAAACCGAGAGTGGTGATATTCACTTTCCGATCGTAAAAAATATTTTAATTGAAAATTTAATAAGTGCAAAAAGTAAATATGCATTTTATTTAGATGGATTAGAACAATCGCAAATAGAAAATATTAATATTACGAATTCCAAATTTAACGGCGTATCAGAAAAAAGTATTCTTAATGATGTTAAAAATTTATTAATGGAAAATGTGTTTATAAATAATGAATTATATAAAAATTAA
- a CDS encoding DUF4861 domain-containing protein, with protein sequence MIKNIAIIILLIFLSTNISAQNSEFNFYEEIKIEVTNSSNIERVDELVSINVDKLKTVKNNFNKEAFIIYQNGNEIPSQLYNDEFTCNLIFVCNFKPNETKAFSIKYLESGKLRRDYMNRTYAELAMKFDAIYKDNKFNGDRFQNFTKVVVPKIHTDHDALFKYEGPGWESEKVGYRFYLDWRNATDIFGKKNNELILHKVGNNDVIAKDDSYHNMQEWGMDIFKVGNSLGIGSIGMMSNNKIEMLHKTDEVICEITQNGPILSEVKTNYKGWLVGENKFDVVSKFSISAGSRITKSNLLVYENAENITTGLAKHTNAEFIKSNQNGDWNYIALYGNQTLNNDNVGIVLFYKNSDLLKQGEDELNYFVSLKPNNQKVEYAFAATWELEQNGIKNKLEFEKYINDELTKLNNPLKVEIK encoded by the coding sequence ATGATTAAAAATATTGCCATAATTATTTTGTTAATTTTTTTATCAACAAATATTTCTGCACAAAATTCAGAATTTAATTTTTATGAAGAAATAAAAATTGAAGTTACAAATTCCTCCAATATTGAACGAGTTGATGAATTGGTTTCAATCAATGTTGATAAGCTGAAAACGGTAAAAAACAATTTTAACAAAGAAGCATTTATAATTTATCAAAACGGAAATGAAATTCCTTCGCAGCTTTATAACGATGAATTTACTTGCAATTTAATTTTTGTTTGTAATTTCAAACCGAATGAAACAAAAGCTTTTTCTATAAAATATTTAGAAAGTGGAAAATTAAGAAGAGATTATATGAATCGAACTTATGCAGAATTGGCAATGAAGTTTGATGCAATTTATAAGGATAATAAATTTAACGGAGATCGATTTCAGAATTTCACAAAAGTTGTAGTTCCCAAAATTCACACTGACCATGATGCATTATTTAAATATGAAGGTCCGGGCTGGGAATCGGAAAAAGTTGGATACAGATTTTATCTCGATTGGAGAAATGCTACAGATATTTTCGGAAAAAAAAATAACGAATTAATTTTGCATAAAGTAGGAAATAATGATGTAATTGCCAAAGATGATTCATATCATAATATGCAAGAATGGGGAATGGATATATTTAAAGTCGGCAATAGTTTGGGAATTGGTTCAATCGGAATGATGAGCAATAATAAAATTGAAATGTTACACAAAACTGATGAAGTAATTTGCGAAATAACTCAAAATGGACCAATACTTTCAGAGGTGAAAACAAATTATAAAGGATGGCTTGTTGGTGAAAATAAATTTGATGTTGTTTCAAAATTTTCCATTTCCGCCGGAAGCAGAATTACTAAATCAAATTTGTTAGTTTATGAAAATGCAGAAAATATTACAACCGGTTTAGCAAAACATACTAATGCTGAGTTTATTAAATCAAATCAAAATGGTGATTGGAATTATATTGCACTTTATGGGAATCAAACTTTAAATAATGATAATGTTGGGATTGTTCTATTTTATAAAAATTCTGATTTGCTAAAACAAGGTGAAGATGAATTAAATTATTTTGTTTCACTAAAACCTAACAATCAAAAAGTTGAATATGCCTTTGCAGCCACATGGGAGCTTGAGCAAAATGGAATTAAAAATAAGTTAGAATTTGAAAAATATATAAATGATGAATTAACAAAATTAAACAATCCATTAAAAGTTGAAATAAAATAG
- the uxaC gene encoding glucuronate isomerase, which translates to MSEFILNEDRFFDANPAIRNIARELYFEVKDLPIVSPHGHVEPKIFVENKPFPNPTELFITPDHYVFRMLYSQGISLDELDIPQKDGTRLGKDPRKVWQIFAENYFLFAGTPSGVWLDYEFNKVFGIKEKLNGSNAQKIYDDINEKLQTTEFLPRNLFKQFKIEVLSTTDAATDQLENHKKIKKSGWDGKIVPCFRPDGLTNLLNPYWKNEIAELEKLTSLEINNYKNFISALEMRREYFKKNAATSTDHGVVSPYTHKLTQSEADEIFSSALQNNVNEKYSDLFTANMLMEMARMSCEDGLTMQIHAGSNRNHNKLIFDKYGADKGCDIPQQTEYTNNLKELLNTYGNNQNFTVIVFTLDETNYARELAPLAGHYPAMKLGPAWWFHDSIEGMSRYRHNITETAGFYNTVGFNDDTRAFVSIPARHDVARRVDSNFLAGLVAKHIISMGDAQILINELTYNLVKKAYKL; encoded by the coding sequence ATGAGTGAATTTATTTTGAATGAAGATAGATTTTTTGATGCGAATCCGGCGATTAGAAATATTGCTAGGGAATTATATTTTGAAGTGAAAGATTTACCGATTGTTAGTCCGCACGGACATGTTGAACCAAAAATATTTGTTGAGAACAAACCTTTCCCAAATCCTACTGAATTATTTATAACACCCGATCATTACGTTTTTAGAATGTTGTACTCGCAAGGAATTTCACTTGATGAATTAGATATTCCACAAAAAGATGGAACGAGATTAGGAAAAGATCCAAGAAAAGTTTGGCAGATTTTTGCAGAAAATTATTTTTTGTTTGCGGGAACTCCTTCCGGCGTATGGCTTGATTATGAATTTAACAAAGTGTTTGGAATCAAAGAAAAATTAAACGGAAGTAATGCACAAAAGATTTATGATGATATAAATGAAAAATTACAAACTACGGAATTTTTACCAAGAAATTTATTTAAGCAGTTCAAAATAGAAGTTTTATCTACAACTGATGCTGCAACTGATCAATTGGAAAATCATAAGAAAATTAAAAAATCCGGTTGGGATGGAAAAATCGTTCCGTGTTTTAGACCGGATGGACTTACGAATCTATTAAATCCATATTGGAAAAATGAAATTGCTGAACTTGAAAAATTAACTTCACTCGAAATAAATAATTATAAAAATTTTATTTCTGCTCTGGAAATGAGAAGAGAATATTTCAAGAAAAATGCTGCTACATCTACTGATCATGGTGTTGTTTCACCTTATACACATAAGTTAACTCAAAGTGAAGCTGATGAAATATTTTCGAGTGCACTACAAAATAATGTGAACGAAAAATACTCTGATTTATTTACTGCAAATATGTTAATGGAAATGGCGCGCATGAGTTGTGAAGATGGTTTAACAATGCAAATTCATGCCGGTTCAAATAGAAATCATAATAAATTAATTTTTGATAAATATGGTGCAGATAAAGGCTGCGATATTCCACAGCAGACTGAATACACAAATAATCTGAAAGAATTATTGAACACATATGGTAATAATCAAAATTTTACGGTAATTGTTTTTACACTTGATGAAACAAATTATGCAAGAGAATTAGCGCCGCTCGCCGGACATTATCCCGCAATGAAATTAGGTCCTGCATGGTGGTTTCATGATAGTATTGAAGGTATGTCTCGTTACCGACATAATATTACGGAAACAGCTGGTTTTTATAATACTGTTGGATTTAATGATGATACACGTGCGTTTGTTTCTATTCCGGCACGACATGATGTTGCTAGAAGAGTTGATTCAAATTTCTTAGCCGGATTAGTTGCCAAACATATTATCAGCATGGGTGATGCGCAAATTTTAATAAATGAATTAACATATAATTTGGTTAAAAAAGCATATAAATTATAA
- a CDS encoding bifunctional 4-hydroxy-2-oxoglutarate aldolase/2-dehydro-3-deoxy-phosphogluconate aldolase, whose product MMREEVRNKIIERKVVAVVRMKNSSQLLKVIEAIKIGGVSGIELTMTIPNAIQSIEIAYKEFGDEILLGVGSVTNSQTAIDAINAGAKFVVSPIYKPEVVQTVIDRNLVVIPGCFTPTEIQTAYEQGADFVKIFPADNLGMSFIKSIKAPLPHLKVIPTGGVTLTNAIDWINHGASAVGIGSALVDNKAIENEDYLTLTNNAIKLCENLGIN is encoded by the coding sequence ATGATGCGAGAAGAAGTTAGAAATAAAATTATTGAGAGAAAAGTTGTTGCAGTTGTTAGAATGAAAAATTCTTCGCAATTATTGAAAGTTATTGAAGCAATTAAAATTGGCGGAGTTTCGGGAATTGAATTAACAATGACAATCCCAAATGCAATTCAATCAATTGAAATTGCATACAAAGAATTTGGCGATGAAATATTATTAGGAGTTGGATCAGTTACAAATTCTCAAACCGCAATTGATGCAATTAATGCCGGTGCAAAATTTGTTGTTTCGCCAATTTACAAACCCGAGGTTGTACAAACTGTAATTGATAGAAATTTAGTTGTAATTCCCGGATGCTTTACTCCAACGGAAATACAAACTGCATATGAACAAGGGGCGGATTTTGTAAAAATATTTCCGGCAGATAATTTGGGAATGAGTTTTATAAAATCAATAAAAGCTCCGTTGCCACATTTAAAAGTAATTCCAACTGGAGGTGTAACATTGACTAACGCCATCGATTGGATAAACCACGGTGCAAGTGCTGTTGGTATTGGCTCAGCGCTGGTTGATAATAAAGCAATTGAAAATGAAGATTATTTAACTCTCACAAATAATGCTATAAAACTTTGTGAAAATTTAGGAATTAATTAG
- a CDS encoding SDR family oxidoreductase yields the protein MQKYSFEDLNGKVCIVTGGGGIIGAVLAKGLASVGVKLAILDIKKEFADKVADEINNIYHIDSIGVEANVLDKSSLEIAKKIVLEKFGKIDILINGAGGNSPKATTKDEFITDENINSLNDTFFGLELEGFQKVYDLNFLGTLLPTMVFAKEMVEKKSGVILNISSMNSFRPLTKIPAYSAAKSSINNFTEWLAVHFAKMNVRVNAVAPGFFLTNQNRFLLIDEKTNELTQRGKKIINNTPMGKYGEPEDLIGGTLFLLSDISSFITGIVLPIDGGFNIYSGV from the coding sequence ATGCAGAAATATTCATTCGAAGATTTAAACGGAAAAGTTTGTATAGTAACCGGCGGCGGTGGAATAATTGGAGCTGTTCTTGCAAAAGGTTTAGCAAGTGTTGGTGTTAAACTTGCAATTCTTGATATTAAAAAAGAATTTGCGGATAAGGTTGCAGATGAAATAAACAATATTTATCATATTGATTCTATTGGAGTTGAAGCAAATGTATTAGATAAATCATCTTTAGAAATTGCTAAGAAAATTGTATTAGAAAAATTTGGAAAGATTGATATTTTAATTAATGGCGCCGGCGGAAATTCTCCAAAGGCAACCACGAAAGATGAATTTATTACTGATGAAAATATTAATTCGTTGAATGATACTTTTTTTGGATTAGAGCTTGAAGGATTCCAAAAAGTTTACGATTTAAATTTTCTTGGAACTCTTTTACCAACAATGGTTTTTGCAAAAGAAATGGTAGAAAAAAAATCCGGAGTTATTCTAAATATTTCTTCAATGAATTCTTTTAGGCCATTAACAAAAATACCAGCGTATTCAGCAGCTAAATCATCTATAAATAATTTTACGGAATGGCTTGCTGTTCATTTTGCAAAAATGAATGTTAGAGTTAATGCTGTTGCACCGGGATTTTTCCTTACAAATCAAAATAGATTTTTACTTATTGATGAAAAGACAAATGAACTTACACAAAGAGGTAAAAAAATTATTAATAATACACCTATGGGAAAATATGGTGAACCGGAAGATTTAATCGGCGGAACTTTATTTTTGTTATCAGATATTTCCAGTTTTATTACGGGAATTGTTTTACCGATTGATGGCGGATTTAATATTTATAGTGGTGTTTAA
- a CDS encoding sugar kinase has product MSIELKNNCKYSLVVPTSMGVRITPANGQPVHSSEQFTLFVTSAETNVASIASYLGMPVKVLTTFVKDSPIAKIIKSNLKSRNMDFEGKEISQGGPWGYRHQFNIADSGIGSRGPRVHNDRAGEVGRTLNVKDFDLEKIFNKDGVQVLHLSGLIAALSHETSNFCLELARSAKKYGTKISFDLNYRASFWKGREKELSSAFSEIASVSDILVGNEEDFQLCLNIEGPEAGGKGLEEKIENFKEMINRVKTKYPNTSVYATTLREVENTNKHLWGAIMLEGENWHIVNPREINVLDRIGGGDGFVGGLIYGILKNWEPEKWIQFGWASGALATTFLTDYAQPADEEMVWSVWEGNARVKR; this is encoded by the coding sequence ATGAGTATAGAATTAAAAAATAATTGCAAATATTCTTTGGTTGTGCCTACAAGTATGGGCGTTAGAATTACACCGGCAAATGGTCAGCCGGTTCATAGCAGCGAACAGTTTACTTTGTTTGTTACTAGTGCAGAAACAAATGTTGCAAGTATTGCTTCATATTTGGGAATGCCGGTAAAAGTTCTAACAACTTTTGTAAAAGATAGCCCAATTGCAAAAATTATTAAATCAAATTTAAAATCTAGAAATATGGATTTTGAAGGAAAAGAAATTTCTCAGGGCGGACCTTGGGGATATCGTCATCAATTTAATATTGCAGATAGCGGAATTGGCTCACGCGGACCTAGAGTTCACAATGATAGAGCCGGCGAAGTTGGTCGAACTTTAAACGTAAAAGATTTTGATCTTGAAAAAATATTTAATAAAGATGGAGTTCAAGTTTTGCACTTATCCGGATTGATTGCAGCGCTTTCACATGAAACAAGTAATTTTTGTTTGGAGTTAGCACGATCAGCAAAAAAATATGGAACTAAAATATCATTTGATTTAAACTATCGTGCATCGTTTTGGAAAGGAAGAGAAAAAGAATTATCATCAGCATTTTCTGAAATTGCTTCAGTCTCAGATATTCTAGTTGGTAATGAAGAAGATTTTCAACTTTGTTTAAATATTGAAGGACCGGAAGCCGGTGGAAAAGGTTTGGAAGAAAAAATTGAAAATTTTAAAGAAATGATAAATAGAGTGAAAACAAAATATCCTAATACTTCAGTTTATGCAACAACACTTCGCGAAGTTGAAAATACCAATAAACATTTGTGGGGAGCAATTATGCTTGAGGGTGAAAATTGGCATATTGTAAATCCAAGAGAAATAAATGTGTTAGATAGAATTGGCGGCGGTGATGGATTTGTAGGTGGATTGATTTATGGAATTCTGAAAAATTGGGAACCGGAAAAATGGATTCAATTCGGCTGGGCTTCCGGTGCTTTGGCAACAACTTTTTTAACTGATTATGCTCAACCGGCAGATGAGGAAATGGTTTGGAGTGTTTGGGAAGGAAACGCTCGAGTTAAAAGATAA